Proteins encoded by one window of Ruminococcaceae bacterium R-25:
- a CDS encoding DNA replication and repair protein RecF — MFIRSIHLENFRNYGRLDLDVGPSVNIFYGNNAQGKTNLVEGIYVASSIASHRTSKDQDLIRFGENEYKTSLELTDDDGSNVQLSSCFYTEKSALSRNGRTGRMLIVDNAPADKISDYIGICNIVIFAPEDLNIVKNAPAYRRKFLNTLISKISPSYFNLLSNYSRLLAQKNALLKSIKNTENVSDAYNDQLDFWDFSLAELSAEIILKRFRFAKLISDIASRHHGSISGGKENLSIEYNTIFGVVGALETFLTKNSKYDDYMGKGLSEGDYGRIKGIISDLVLAKLKSVRNYDIDKHISSIGIHRDDIIIKLDDLEMKKFSSQGQQRTAALALKLSELEIIKMFVSSTPILILDDVFSELDKTRRMSLVSAMKGAQIFITCTDKNMIGEEIDVMEGADKAEFYRVDSGNITKEA, encoded by the coding sequence ATGTTCATAAGAAGCATACATTTAGAAAACTTCAGAAATTACGGAAGGCTCGATTTAGATGTCGGGCCTTCTGTTAATATCTTTTACGGTAATAACGCCCAGGGAAAGACAAATCTCGTTGAAGGCATCTATGTAGCTTCCAGTATTGCTTCACACCGTACGAGCAAGGATCAGGATCTTATCAGATTCGGCGAAAATGAATATAAAACATCATTAGAACTTACTGATGATGATGGCAGCAATGTGCAGTTATCATCCTGCTTCTATACTGAAAAATCAGCTTTAAGCAGAAATGGAAGAACCGGAAGAATGCTTATCGTGGATAATGCTCCGGCAGATAAGATTTCCGATTATATCGGTATCTGTAACATTGTTATCTTCGCTCCAGAAGACTTAAATATCGTCAAAAATGCCCCTGCTTACAGGAGAAAGTTCTTAAACACACTGATATCGAAGATCTCCCCTTCATATTTCAATCTCTTAAGCAATTATAGCAGGCTTCTGGCACAGAAAAATGCCCTCTTAAAGAGCATTAAGAACACAGAAAATGTATCTGACGCTTATAACGATCAGCTGGATTTCTGGGATTTCTCATTAGCTGAGCTCTCAGCAGAGATCATTTTGAAGAGATTCAGGTTCGCAAAGCTGATATCTGACATCGCTTCAAGGCATCATGGAAGCATTTCAGGAGGCAAAGAAAACCTCTCTATTGAGTACAACACCATATTTGGCGTTGTAGGGGCCCTAGAAACGTTTCTGACAAAAAACAGTAAATATGACGACTACATGGGTAAAGGCCTCTCAGAAGGCGATTATGGGCGTATAAAGGGCATTATCTCGGATCTGGTACTTGCCAAGCTCAAATCAGTAAGAAATTACGACATAGATAAGCACATTTCATCCATCGGAATCCACAGGGATGACATCATAATCAAATTGGATGATCTGGAGATGAAAAAATTCTCATCACAGGGCCAGCAGAGGACTGCTGCGCTCGCTTTAAAGCTCTCTGAACTTGAGATCATTAAGATGTTCGTCTCCTCTACCCCGATACTCATCCTGGACGATGTTTTCTCCGAACTCGACAAGACCAGGAGAATGAGCCTTGTATCGGCCATGAAAGGCGCCCAGATCTTCATCACATGTACGGACAAGAATATGATCGGCGAAGAGATAGACGTCATGGAAGGCGCAGATAAAGCCGAATTTTACCGTGTAGATAGCGGCAATATCACAAAAGAAGCGTGA